Sequence from the Pan paniscus chromosome 4, NHGRI_mPanPan1-v2.0_pri, whole genome shotgun sequence genome:
CCAACTTGAGAGATTTTTAAAGATGGAATAAATTGATGTAATGATCCATTCAGCATATGTATTGAGGCAGAGGAATGTAAAACCTTCAGGGTCATGGCCTGAGTCGGAGGTTGGTGGAgccatctagaaaaaaaaagaattcagaaggagCAGTGGATATTGAGGGCAAAAAATGATCAGCTCAGTTTTAATCATGTTGAGTTTGAGATTTATAGAACTTTAATCCATGAGACTGCTTACATAATTAAACTTTGTATAAAATTTATTACTTAGAAAACGATAAGTAGCATACAGAAATATGGGAACGCAGTGGTCCAAAGACCTGGGTTTCTATTTCAGTTTTAGCTCGAAGTTGGACAAGTCAATTGTTACCTTGGtgctaagtttatttatttacttaaactatctttatgtaaaataaagaaaataagactgTCCTATACACTCACAGGAACACTGTGTGCATAAAAAGAATGCTGTAAAACTAGAACACAAGCAATTGCTGCTATAGTGCACAACTTGTTCTGGAAGCTTTAATACAATATGACCAAAATGAAGCCATAAATATTGGAAAAGAAACCATATTTTCATTATATCAGATGACATGGAAAGCACCAAAGAATTACTTTTTATACTATTAGACCTAGTGTTAGTTCAGTAAGGTAACCAGTTACAAAATATACCTAGTAAAATCAATATCTTACCTACATATCAGCAATAACCTTAGACCTTAAAATGGGGAAAACCCAGTCTCTCTAAATAAAGCTAAATCTATCGCTATTTTATCCTATCATGGATCGACTTAAagaaattagttaattaattaattaaagccCCATTCAAACCGTGAATTTCAAACTTCACTGAAGACTTTAAAAAGTGAACACCTAGCATGTTCCTAAAAGGGAAGACAAcattatagatatataatttcactccaaatttataaatttaaaaggacaGCCATCAAAATCCCAATTGGAAAACATAGCAACACTTATTTATCTAATTAAGAGTACAGGTACCAAAACGAAATTCCCCACATATGAGGGGAATTAGCCAAAATAATCACAATTGTATTAAGGAAGTGAAATAATTGGTTATTTTTCccctccatttttacagatattcATAATCAGAATTTTGTCTGTACTTGGAAACATTCTCCAAGACCTTGAGGACAAGAAATATAAGAAAGCGGCTTTGCAGATGACGCCGCCGAGGAAAACTGTACTATTAGCCATGGTCAACCCCACCGTGTTCTTCGACATTGCCATCGATGGCGAGCCCTTGGGCCGCGTCTCCTTTGAGCTGTTAGCAGACAAGGTCCCAAAGACAGCAGAAAATTTTCGTGCTCTGAGCACTGGAGAGAAAGGATTTGGTTATAAGGGTTCCTGCTTTCACAGAATTATTCCAGGGTTTATGTGTCAGAGTGGTGACTTCACACGCCATAATGGCACTAGTGGCAAGTCCATCTATGGGGAGAAATTTGAAGATGAGAACTTCATCCTAAAGCATACAGGTCCTGGCATCTTGTCCATGGCAAATGCTGGACCCAACACAAATGGCTCCCAGTTTTTCATCTGCACTGCCAAGACTGAGTGGTTGGATGGCATGCATGTGGTCTGTGGCAAAGTGAAAGAAGGCATGAATATTGTGGAGGTCATGGAGTGCTTTGGGTCCAGGAATGGCAAGACCAGCAAGAAGATCACCATTGCTGACTGTGGACAACTCAAATAAGTTTGACTTGTGTTTTATCTTAACCACCAGACCATTCCTTCTGTAGCTCAGGAGAGCACCCCTCCATCCCATTTGCTCGCAGTATCCTAGAATCTTTGTGCTCTCGCTGCAGTTCCCTTTGGGTTCCATGTTTTCCTTGTTCCCTCCCATGCCTAGCTGGATTGCAGAGTTAAGtttatgattatgaaataaaaactaaataacaaaaatatatatatatataagaaaactcTTTCTGAGTTAAAGATGAAATTAACTCATCATAGATCAGAGGATATAGGCAAATTaccttaaagagaaaaaaaatggttccTAGCCTGCAAGATTTAACTGGAACTCAATGGCAACCAAAAGAGCAATTAATCAgtaattaatactttaaaaaattagatcaGTGAAACAAACATCAGCAGTGTCCACTACACTGTTCAGGAGAAAGAGTCTTTTAACCGTACACCCTTTAAACAATTTGGCCTCAATCGTAAGACTACCCATATTGTGGAGCAAGATGTACTAATGCCACGTTTAGATTATGCCATTAAATATTCCATTTATGCAACTATGAGAAGGAATTTGAACTCATTCTAGGTTCATACGATTATGGTTTTGTTCacctacaaaacaaaaatgagctaTCATGCTGAGATGGTGATTTCAGTTCATTTGACAATTCTACttattataaattaatacatttgatTCTGATATACATCCAATCATATATAAATgttatgaacaaataaaatatatatgtctaGTATATATAAATCAGATTAGATATAGACATAATCTGTCCTTTGACACTGTTTAATGTGAGTCTGTTTTTGGGAGacagctccattccattccatctgaacCCAAAAAGCTGAGGGTCAGATCCTGGGCTTGATAAACTCACCAGTGTAAAGATAACTTCCTACAAGGCTTTTTGAAATACAGCTGAACTAAAACATCACTGTTAACCAGGCATGTGCTCTTATTTGTTAAACTTGCACAATtactatcattttaaaatttttcatttataaatttgtgAAGTATTATAGCTTTCCTTCTCAGATAGTTttgataatctttaaaaatagtattcaAAGGTATTTAATTCACAAGTGATACAACCTGTTCTTCTTGAAATTATTGCTTAAGATTTGCATATGCTTAAGTGACAAATCATAACACTCAATAAATTATGAATGGAAAAATCTAGTATAACTGACTAGGATTTAGTGTTTATTACAAAAACACAGCCTACTGCTCCAAGTGCATTTTTCTCCTAATCTcctaagataaagaaaaaaaaatctactctaGCTTCATCAAGAGATTATATGAATGCAATATATTTAATCTTTATCTAGTGACATCTGGAGCTAGAAATGATATTTCATTAACTCACAGCAGATGACTTAAACAAATACAGTATTACACTAAAACCACAGCAGTAACATGCTCATGACCCCCCTAAAAAGGATTAATAAGGAGATATGGAAAGATCTATAAGGTAAACTGGAAGAATAAATGTTAGTcaaaaagtatttcaaaacaacaaatgtatttatttgtcaCTCAAATAAAGCAATATTATTCTTAAAAAACCTGTGAGAAATATCTGTTTCTTTTAGTGAACCTTAAAATTGTAACTAAATTTTAGGAAAGAATCTATATAAGCATATTGTCTTTATAgagattaaaattttaagtgGATACTTAATATTTCACctttgaagtaaaaataaataattatttccaacaaatatatatatgtgtgtgcatatatatatatgacacaaaAGTAAATGGGTAGGCAAAGTAaagtaattgtatttaaaaatatgaattccaGCCTGTCACAGTGGTTCATGGCTGTAATcgttaacactttgggaggcccaggcaggaggatcacttgagcccaggagtttgataccagcatgggcaatacagtgagacctcatctctacaaaaaaattacaaaattagccaactgtggtggtatacacctatagtcccagctacgcaggcggctgaggtgggaagatcacttgagcccagtaggcagagactgcagtgaaccgaaattgcactgttgcactccagcctgggtgacagagcaaggccctgtctcaaataaaataaaatatgaattctaTTACTTACTCTCTAATTTGATTATATTCTGATAGAAATATTCAGTTGGGTTTATATTAGCAAATGTGAGACATGGTGAAAACTACTCTTGTCAAATACACATGGAAAGCATTTTTAATACTGTTTAATAatgtatttcagaaataaaaatgtaatctcCTAATAGAACGAGGCTATGTAATTCAAGAAGTCATCATCTAATAGAAATTCACTCCAAATTCTCTCTTTAGCTGTTTCCTTCATAAAATTGTAAATCAAAATTTGTAGAAAtaatgaatgaaccttgaggacattatgctaaatgaaataagccagtcattaaaagacaaatactgtgggaggctgaggcgggcagatcacgaggtcaagagatcaagaccaccttggccaacatggtaaaaccccatctctactaaaaatacaaaaattagctgggcatggtggcatgcacctgtagtcccagctactcgggaggctgaggcaggagaatcacttgaacctaggaggcagaggttgcagtgagccgagatcatgccaccgcattccagcctggtgacagagcgagactctgtctcaaaaaataaaataaaataaatacaaatactgtatgattctacttacctGAGATAACTAGAGTAATCAAATTCATAAAGATAGAAAGCAGAAGGGgagttgccaggggctgtggggatTCTGGAGtttggttgcacaacaatatgaatgcaCTTAACACTACCGTACTGTATACTTAaagtggttaagatggtaaatttacattatgtgcattttaccacaatttttaaaactatataaaaatttataaaaacaatatttcatGGCTTTAGAGTCTTTTCttgaattcattcattaattttaatatataattataaatgtacAGAGCACACATGAACAGCCTATAATTTGAATACATATGGGGAAAATAAAGAAAGTTAAGTTAATTAGGTTGAAATATATTACATCACTTCATATATGCCACAGATGCTTTGAAACACCATCTCTGGCTGTGAGTCGATAATTGTGGAAGCTAGGTGATGGGTATGCGGGAATTCATTATGCTATTCTCTTTACTTCTGTATGCTTGAAATGTTTCAtaataagacatttaaaaataaagatctgCTGTGCAAATAAACAAAGTAAGAAATTCAGCAGGACAACAAAAATGATGGGAAGGTCCATGGTGGGCTTTGTACTCAGAGATGAAATACAGTAAAATATGGAGATTTTTagaatccattttaaaaatatgaatttaatgtATTAGCATAATGGCAAAGGG
This genomic interval carries:
- the LOC100968508 gene encoding peptidyl-prolyl cis-trans isomerase A-like: MVNPTVFFDIAIDGEPLGRVSFELLADKVPKTAENFRALSTGEKGFGYKGSCFHRIIPGFMCQSGDFTRHNGTSGKSIYGEKFEDENFILKHTGPGILSMANAGPNTNGSQFFICTAKTEWLDGMHVVCGKVKEGMNIVEVMECFGSRNGKTSKKITIADCGQLK